The following are from one region of the Terriglobia bacterium genome:
- a CDS encoding tetratricopeptide repeat protein: protein MKTKLTYAVMTTLLFLAAAATAWSQATAGKVQGTITDGGKPVANADVVLTNLATGRTFKMKSDKNGQISGVGIPFGDYNEEVTAGEKRFKGQVRIQGEGGAIDNISVELTSGKPGTGPSKEELEKMKTERDKAINENALIAQLNPALQAKDWATAEPILTKLIAMNPNRWDYQQALGNAQFSEGKFDEAVATFEKAIPIAENATKTDPKADPAKTKAGVAQMLTSEGNAYLKLKKNDKAIDAYTKAAAMDPNPATAYFNICATQYNTGNTQGALAACDKAIAADPTRADAYFIKGSLMVGESKLDKDGKLQATPGTSEALNKYLELAPDGPHANDVKAMLQAIGAKIETSYHEKKKK from the coding sequence ATGAAAACCAAGCTAACGTATGCAGTAATGACGACCCTGCTTTTTCTGGCAGCCGCTGCAACCGCCTGGTCCCAGGCCACTGCAGGTAAAGTCCAGGGAACCATTACCGATGGCGGCAAGCCGGTAGCCAATGCGGACGTAGTATTGACCAACCTTGCCACCGGGCGAACCTTCAAGATGAAGAGCGACAAGAATGGACAGATCTCGGGAGTCGGAATTCCGTTTGGTGATTACAACGAGGAAGTCACTGCTGGCGAAAAGCGCTTCAAGGGACAGGTCCGGATTCAGGGCGAGGGTGGCGCGATCGATAACATCTCAGTGGAACTCACTTCCGGCAAGCCGGGTACGGGGCCCAGCAAAGAAGAGCTGGAAAAGATGAAGACCGAGCGGGACAAGGCAATCAATGAAAATGCCCTGATTGCGCAGTTGAACCCCGCCTTGCAAGCCAAAGACTGGGCGACCGCTGAACCAATCCTGACCAAATTAATCGCAATGAATCCCAATCGCTGGGACTACCAGCAGGCACTGGGCAATGCGCAATTCAGTGAAGGCAAGTTCGACGAGGCTGTGGCAACGTTCGAGAAAGCCATACCGATTGCGGAAAATGCCACCAAGACTGATCCCAAAGCTGATCCGGCAAAAACCAAAGCCGGCGTGGCGCAAATGCTCACCAGCGAAGGCAACGCTTATTTGAAGTTGAAAAAGAATGACAAGGCGATTGATGCCTATACCAAAGCTGCGGCCATGGATCCCAATCCCGCAACCGCATACTTTAATATCTGTGCTACGCAATACAACACCGGCAATACGCAAGGCGCTTTGGCCGCGTGCGACAAGGCAATCGCCGCCGATCCAACCCGGGCAGACGCCTATTTCATCAAGGGATCGCTTATGGTGGGCGAGAGCAAGCTGGATAAGGACGGCAAACTCCAGGCTACTCCGGGAACCTCGGAGGCCTTGAATAAGTATCTGGAGCTTGCTCCTGACGGTCCGCATGCAAATGACGTGAAAGCCATGTTGCAGGCCATTGGCGCCAAGATAGAGACGAGTTACCACGAGAAAAAGAAAAAGTAA
- a CDS encoding tetratricopeptide repeat protein has product MKRNAIVLALGALLFAVGFLPARSQTVGAQAEGKVTQDGKPLANAPVVFTNTDTGKTYKSKTNKNGEFQMLGVPYGPYEVNVLNEKGEKLSSDRTALGTGNTSSRNIIEINASKEPITDNKFGLAQPAGPKLTKEQLAKIQADNKKIAGLNSLISDAQKALQAQDWPKAENALKQLVAAAPDSSRWDFYMALGDAQSKSNKPAEAVQTYDKGVQVAQSLISGSAPADPKVPSLNPTAARQGAGRMLTAQGNDYMKLQKPDEAIAALKKATEIDPSSALYSYNLCGVEFNAQKFADAKTACNKYLQLEPIGPHADEVKTFLAQMPAK; this is encoded by the coding sequence ATGAAGCGGAATGCTATTGTTCTTGCGCTGGGCGCTCTGTTGTTTGCTGTGGGATTTTTGCCGGCACGCTCGCAAACGGTTGGCGCACAGGCAGAAGGCAAAGTCACCCAGGATGGGAAGCCCCTGGCCAATGCTCCTGTGGTATTCACAAACACCGATACGGGAAAGACCTACAAATCCAAGACTAACAAGAACGGCGAATTCCAAATGCTGGGCGTTCCCTACGGACCTTATGAAGTGAACGTGCTGAACGAGAAAGGGGAAAAACTATCGTCAGACCGGACCGCGCTGGGCACGGGCAACACAAGCAGCCGCAATATCATTGAAATCAATGCCAGCAAGGAACCTATAACAGACAATAAGTTTGGCCTCGCTCAACCCGCTGGCCCCAAGCTCACCAAGGAGCAACTCGCCAAAATCCAGGCGGACAACAAGAAGATCGCGGGCCTGAATTCTCTGATCAGTGACGCGCAAAAAGCGCTGCAGGCGCAGGATTGGCCCAAGGCGGAAAATGCGCTCAAGCAATTGGTTGCCGCCGCGCCCGATAGCAGCCGCTGGGACTTCTATATGGCCCTGGGAGATGCGCAGAGCAAATCAAACAAACCGGCTGAAGCGGTTCAAACCTATGATAAGGGCGTGCAGGTAGCGCAATCTCTGATCTCCGGTTCGGCACCGGCTGATCCAAAAGTTCCGAGCTTGAATCCCACCGCTGCCCGGCAAGGCGCGGGCCGCATGTTGACCGCGCAAGGCAATGACTACATGAAATTGCAGAAGCCGGACGAAGCCATTGCGGCTTTGAAGAAAGCCACAGAAATTGATCCCTCTTCCGCGCTGTACAGCTATAACCTTTGCGGGGTAGAGTTCAACGCGCAAAAGTTTGCCGACGCCAAAACCGCCTGCAACAAATATCTCCAACTTGAACCCATCGGTCCTCATGCTGACGAGGTCAAAACCTTCTTGGCACAGATGCCGGCGAAATAA
- a CDS encoding GNAT family N-acetyltransferase: MSQAFTIRPAISADIPVLRELIDASVRCLQSGDYSLAQIDSALRTVFGVDSQLIGDSTYLVVEAFPVASDREQQPIIVACGGWSKRKTLYGGDRWRDRQDDMLNPKTDAAKIRAFFIHPNWARQGIGTLLLDACESAARAAGFKRFEMGATLTGAKLFEQRGYVAMERLQVPLEGDITLPVIHMVKETAV; this comes from the coding sequence ATGTCTCAGGCCTTCACAATTCGTCCTGCGATCTCTGCAGATATCCCGGTCTTGCGCGAGTTAATTGACGCTTCAGTGCGGTGCTTGCAGTCCGGGGATTACTCGCTGGCGCAAATTGACAGCGCGCTAAGAACGGTGTTTGGCGTTGACAGCCAGCTTATTGGAGACAGCACTTATCTGGTGGTTGAAGCCTTCCCTGTGGCATCTGACAGGGAGCAGCAGCCCATCATCGTCGCCTGCGGCGGCTGGAGCAAACGCAAAACGCTTTATGGGGGCGACCGCTGGCGAGATCGCCAGGATGACATGCTTAATCCGAAAACCGATGCCGCGAAAATTCGCGCATTTTTTATTCATCCCAACTGGGCGCGTCAGGGCATTGGCACTCTGCTGCTGGATGCCTGCGAATCGGCTGCCCGTGCGGCGGGGTTCAAGCGGTTTGAAATGGGAGCCACGCTGACAGGAGCAAAACTTTTTGAGCAAAGAGGCTATGTCGCTATGGAGCGTCTGCAGGTTCCGCTGGAAGGCGACATTACGCTCCCGGTAATTCACATGGTGAAGGAAACTGCCGTTTAG